ATTCCACGAATTCCACAATATGGATCCATTTCCATAATGGATCCATTTCCACCCATTCCACATCGAAATTATTAGTCAGCATCCATATCCACGCCATATTCACAAATGTGTCGTGGAGTGTCGTGGATTTGAACCCTGACCTGGACATCACCAGCAGCGACCTCGAGAAGATGGTATGGTGCTGGTCCGTGGTGCCAGAAGGTACGATCTGGTTGGATGCCTTGTCAAGCAGGTATTCCTTCGCCGATTGATGCACAAAGTAAATGACACCTTTTCGAAGAGTCAGGAAAGAGCCACAGGATCCGATGATCTCTTTCAACTCATCCTGGTCGAATTCCTCGAGCGACTCAACAAGAGATATCAGCTCCTTCAACGTGACGGGGCTGTATACGACCGACACAGTAGCTAAGATCTGCTTGCACAGGCCCGCATCATCTGAGTTGATAATATGTTCCATCATTCGCTCATAAAGTTGATCAAGTCCTGCTGGGAATGACGTTAACTTCGTAAGCATATGCTGTCTTGGGACCCTAGGATCCGCAGGTTCTTTCCAGACTAAAGTTACCCAGAGAAAAGTGCCATTGGCATGAGACATGAAGTAGTGTTGGACAGCGTAGCGTAGCTTGTCGTCGTAATTCTCTTCACATATCAATTGATCCACTTTGTGTCGGATGTACGCGTCAACTGCTTCGCAAATGGTGCTCCCAATGTCCTCAAGACACAGCTTGGCTGTGTGTGTTGCATTTCTGAGCCTCGGCCCAATGTCTGGGCAGTGGTTGCGGCTGGATACAATCCACTTGATATGGGAAGGCGACTTGAAAAtaaagtcaagaagctctgaGTGCTTCGTTTTGCACTCGTCAAGGGCATCGACGATCAAGACCACATCCTCCAGAGCTGGATCGTTCAGCATGTCCATGAATATATCGGTCAGAGGCACCCAGGCATTGATACTCTCAAAAAGTTTCTGCTCTTGGGTATCGTACTTCGCCCGTACCTAGGAAATGAGTGATGGTTGctggatgatgagaaggtAGATGAGGCCGCGCAGCACGCCCGTGGCACTGCTCAATTGAGCCTCTGTAGCCTGACAGAAGAAATAAGACAGTCGTTTCGCAGACTCTTTCTCTAGCTCATCTATGATGCCGCAGAGGAGCATTGTCTTGCCTTTGCCGAGGTCGCCCTTGATCCAGAGCAGCGGGCTTTGCGGGTCGTCACGAAATCGCTGAAAGCGGTCGTTCTTGAGAATCCAGCAGTAGGAGCCCTTGAGCAGGCCGCCCTTTGTCTCCAGGATTCGCTGCTTGTCGTCGCGGGGGTCAGTCACGTATAGATGCTTCAGACATCGCATGTTCTTGACGCCTGGGAACTTTGTCTTAGCAAACCATTCTAACAGCTGAGTACATCTAATAGAAGGGCCAACAAGTTAAGATGCCACTTTCCTTGGTCGGGCGGTCCGCCTCCTCCCTAGCCGAGCCCAGCGCCCCCGATGGCCCTGGTCCCGAGTCGGCCTTGGTCCCGGGTCTGGGTCATCGGGCACGGGGGTTCCTACCTGTACCCGTAACCGGCCCTGGCCCCGCCGGCGGCGCTgtttgagctcgtcgacgagcCGGTTCAAGCTCCAGCCGGCGCGTAAGAGCTCTAGCTCTGCAactgcctcctcctcgctcttgCCGGACGCCGTGCGGGCCAAGAGCTCGTCCCAGATCACCTTCCGGCGACAGAACTGCACCCTGATCCCGTTCCCCGGGCGCCAGCGGCTTTCCCCACGTCTCTTCTAGCACCCGTACGGCCGGCTGACCTGCAATCCCTTCCTCCCACTCCTTCCAGACATCCAGCACTGTAAAGACCTTGGCCCAGGGCTGCAACGACGGGCATACCTGGTActggaggctctggagccggagccggagccgcATTGAAGTTCAAGGTAGGGGCTGCCGAcggcgccggcgccggcgccAGCGACACTGCTGGCCCGGCTCCAAAGTGGCCGGTAAAGGTGATTGGGACCTTGCCCTGNNNNNNNNNNNNNNNNNNNNNNNNNNNNNNNNNNNNNNNNNNNNNNNNNNNNNNNNNNNNNNNNNNNNNNNNNNNNNNNNNNNNNNNNNNNNNNNNNNNNNNNNNNNNNNNNNNNNNNNNNNNNNNNNNNNNNNNNNNNNNNNNNNNNNNNNNNNNNNNNNNNNNNNNNNNNNNNNNNNNNNNNNNNNNNNNNNNNNNNNNNNNNNNNNNNNNNNNNNNNNNNNNNNNNNNNNNNNNNNNNNNNNNNNNNNNNNNNNNNNNNNNNNNNNNNNNNNNNNNNNNNNNNNNNNNNNNNNNNNNNNNNNNNNNNNNNNNNNNNNNNNNNNNNNNNNNNNNNNNNNNNNNNNNNNNNNNNNNNNNNNNNNNNNNNNNNNNNNNNNNNNNNNNNNNNNNNNNNNNNNNNNNNNNNNNNNNNNNNNNNNNNNNNNNNNNNNNNNNNNNNNNNNNNNNNNNNNNNNNNTAAACGTCAATCGTGCAGTAAAGCACGTCTGTGGGGTTCGGAGGAGCGGCTAAGGTCCTCGAATCGTTGTGGGGTAAGAACGGTGTCAGTCGTGTGACGTCAGCATATGATCGTTGAGGCCCGTCCATTGCGTTCGTAACGATAGTTTCGAGCTGCTCGCGGACGCGCTGCAGCTCCTCGGTCAtctgatccttgatctcTACCATCTGCTTGCCCATCTCGCGTACTGTTTCTTCCTGCTTTGCAACAGCTTCCTTGAGTTCCTTGGTCATCTCCATCTGTTCCCTCAGCGCTTCCTGCAGCCTCTTGGTCTCCCTGCGCGACTCTGCCAGGAGATCCAGCGCCTTCTGCATGCAGCATTGCCCTTCcatcgctgctgctgccgctgccgctacTCTTTCGGGTTTCGGTCGATCGGTCGATCTGTTCTTCGGCCGGTACGTTTCGCGTCGTCTGTCGGGTGTTTCGTCGCGTTTCTATGGCAGTATCTTCCAATTGTCGCGCCGTGTCTCGGACCTTGCTCGTAGGCTTCACGACCCGACTCGGGCGTTTTGGCGTCGAAAAAGGGGCGTCCTGCTCCACCACGATCTCGGCTCCCATTGGGTCCGCCATGACGGTAGGCTAACCAACCTCCACACACACTTCTTTGGTCAGGATACCCACGATAACCTGCGTATACTTGATGCGTTTCTCAAACAATCGAGCCTCTTCCTTTTTTGTCTCTCGTAAATAAAACTATAACTATGTTATGTGAAATAACTAATATAGATGACCTAGCAACGTGCACGGGCCAGTTGCGTTGTATCCTGTCATATTATAGGGATAAGAGTGTGTGCACGGACAGGACTGTTATTGTGCACGGGCCAGTTTTGTTATCCTGTCACGTTACCGCCACGACTGCGtacagtagtagtagtaagCGGACGCAGCCAAAGCCAACACAGACCTGCATCATATAAATGCAACGATGTTTTATCATATCTATGTAGCTTATCATTTACCAAGGCTGGCTCTAGTCCCGATCCACAGTCGTCTCACAAAACTTGCTCTCGACTTCCAcagccagcagcagccaaccGTTGGTTCTGCAAACACGAGCGTCGTGCAATAAAGTGGACGTCTTTCAGCTTGTAATTAAAAATAAGGAGAACAGCTATTAGAGAAGTACCAGAGGTCCAGAACAAGTCCAGATGCCACCAACATGAAAGGACGCCACATGAGAATCTCCGAGATTCAACAGTGGGTTGTATCGTGGCATACTCTGCTCCGGGAATGGGGTGGCCCAGGATGACCCGTGCAAACGCACGGTTATTGCCAGAAGCGCTCAACCCGACTTCAAAAGCTTATTTCCTTTATTGTATGCATGAAATCATAATAATATTCACTCGCGTAAAACTCTTCGATACTTGAAAGTCGTAATCTGGACGAGGGCTCTGTGGAAAATAGCTGCTGCAGATCTTCAGGCAAATAACATTTCCAACAATTGCTGAACGATCTCGTTTTGCACCTACCGACTTGGCATCTCTTGGTACATTCGACTCTACAGCGTCTGAATTTGCGAGATTGGCTTCAAGACTATGAATGGGTTGGGATCTGTTCCTCCGCAAGAGCAATCGATTTCTGCCCGACTACGGAAGGTAACATCCGCCATTGTCCCCCACAAATTCATTAGCTTCCGGGGAAGAGACTGAAAGATGGTGGGTGCAGTTTCGGGAAGGGCAACACCTACGCGAAGCTGCTGAAGGTCGCGCCCTCCAAGAACAGCGTAAAGAAAGCAACGCAGACGGAAAAAGCCAAGGAGCGTGCGAGTGGTGCTAGCTGAAGGCGGCCATAACTCTTGAGCTCAGCTGAGGTTGCACGTCACTCCCCTTGCTCCTATTGGAGGAAGTTTCAGGACTACCGTTGAAGTGCTAGATATTGTGTTTATTTCGACAGGGCTACAGCTGATACCGAATTATCCCCCGCATCTACCTTTGCCGCCTTGAAAGTTCAGCCCCATCTGGACGCTAAATAACCTTATGTCATATTGAGTCATCAGCAAGTgattgtctttggtggtttAATATCCAATCGTGTACGAGAAGCGATGCTTTCAGATGTGGTCTAATGTCAATTGCAATTTCTTCTTGGATACACTACTCGTAATGCTAAAGCCAAAGGATTGCTCTTGAAGATCCTTTCGCATAACAGTTGTCGTATACAAGAGCCACATAGTGTGATCAAACGATGCTAATGCTAGCATCCAGCCGGCTGGTAAGTAGCCTATAGCCTAAACCCGTTAAAATAAGCTAGAAATATACAATACTCTCTTGTATCTAGGACTTACTTCAGTATGCGGCGGTGCTTTTGATAATCAATGGTTAGAGACTTAACTCACGAGTCTCAGAAGGCAGGCTCTCGAATGAGAGTTCAAACAGTCCGAACACGTAGAGATACACTTTCCACTTTTACTTCAGGGTGTTTCGCAAAAGCATGCTTAAGTAGATAGCTTAGCGACTTACAATAGGAACGTGTATATGGCTTTCTCTTCAACGTCACGCTTACCATTCTATATAACTGCATTGGGGAAGTTCTTTACGTGGCAGGTAGTATGAATCACTGAGCTGTCATCTGGCTTTAAGGGTGGTGGTATCCTACTGTAACTGGGCCACAGCATTGCAAAAGTCTGATATCCGGACATAATCGTAACCCTTAAGGGGATATACCCATGATGAAGCGCTTTGCACTTATTACAGCAACGATTATACCTATGCTGGTCATCGTCGACGCCTAGTGCGGCCTGTGGGGCGCACATCACCAGCAAAGCACTCCAGAGTGTCATTGAAATCCTGATTGCAGCGTCACCTGTGGTAAGCTTACGATCTGTGGCGGCGGCAAAACCAGTGCACAGCTGGTTTTGGATGCTACCTGGACTGCCACCGTGCGGTGCACCAGCTACGGTGGCTGGCTTGTCGAGGTTACAATGGTGTGAGGGCAAAAGTATGTTAGCTCGCCCCACACGGAACCAGGGATCAGAGGGGTCACTTTCCCGGCTCCTGATTTATCGTCTTCAAAATTAGCTATGGTCATCTAGAATCGAGTATGTATTCCATTAGCTTCAATAGCAGTTTGGCAACGATCCTTTAGCGACTCTAATACCTGTAATAAGAAGCTATCATCAAttcattctcaagcttccTTAACTGCGGCTCGTAATTAGTCATACGATTGATCTTCTGGGAAGTGTCTCAATATACTCCTTCATCTCATTCCATACAGTCTCAATTGGGTCTAAATCTGGTGAAAAAGGTGGCCAGGCGATTATCTTAATCCCTCGAGCTTTAAGCTCAGCGATCGTCTCTGTTGCAGTATGGGCAGCGGCATTATCTTGCATAAAGATATGCCTATGATCCGGATGAAGCTGGTGctaactatatataatagggACAATATGCTCAATATAGCTTGAAGCCCGGATTAAGTCGAGGTACTACTCGCAGGCGATTTGACTCAAATCGGTCACCAAAATGGGGTTGCGGGGTCAACAGATTTCCCTCTTACAGCTTTCCCTACTCTTCTATGCTTAATTGTCGTGTACCCCAAATTGTCGCCTACTCCCTGTTCATTCTCACGTATGCGTCTATCTCCGCCCTATTTCCATCCATCGATTTCCAAAGCGACTACAATTTGAAATACTGCATATCGGATGGTTTAAGGTTAGCTGGATCCCAAAATTCGGGCTTCGAGGGGCTGCCTGATCGAAGAATTTGCCGAAAAATCATTGCCGACCATTCATCCGGGTCCAGCCCGTCAACACAGCGATGCCGGCTCCTCAATGTGGCCTGCCTCCTCTGGAGACCATGACCCTTCCTCCCCAGCGGCCTGCAACCGCCATTCCTCCTTCGCCTACGTGTCGTACGCCTCTTCCATGTCTACTGCCGCCTTTGTTAACCCGGAGTCATCAGCGGAGAGATTCCTGGCCCCAGCTCCCCGACCCGCCccagcgatggcgaggagCTGAGGAATCCATGAGGGATTGGCTGCAAGCCAGTgtcgaggaggacaagagAAGACAGGCAGAGGAGAGGACGAGGCAGGAGAGTCTACGCCTTGAGCAGAGAAAGGTCGAGATGGACATGCTGTGCACATCTCTGCAAGGCGGTGTCCCGCCCGCCATGATTCCTCTTATCTTCGTCCGCATAGGTAGCGGAGGCACGCGTCCACAGATGACTGGAGAGCAGCAGTTCACGTCTATCTCGCAGGCTTATCATTTCCAACTTCTATCTCCCCAACATGCTCATTCGAAATACCAAAGGGATATACCACAGCCCACCCAAGCAGCAGCCCCGGCGTTGGCATCACATCCACAAATAGAGCATCTCCAATCGTCCCAACATGAGTCTTAACCAAGTTCCTCGATAACCTTTTATAACTGGCAACCGCCAATATTGCAAGCCCGCAGCAACTCGAATCGACCCAGAGCGCTTTCCGCTTcgaccaagaccaagagacaGTGAGACTGTCATACTACAATGGGGTGATTTTGCAACGATGGTGTCGTTGCCCGGACAGAGCAACGATTCTGGACCAATGAGACCAGGCCATGACAGATTCCCCGTACCACTCGAGACGCCTCAACGACAGACGTCTATAAAGAGATTACGTCTGTTAATAAGATTGTCTTAACGATACTAGGGAGAAAGTTGCTTGTCGAGAAAGGAGGAACCGGAACAGCGATAGGAGTACGTGATTCGTACGGAGTCACCGCTCTCAGTTGATATCACAGGGTCCAGCCAGCGAACAGGCAAAAGACAAGAGTGTTGATATTCGCATGAACAGATTATATGCCTAAATCAGACCGGCGCAAGCCCCAATACAGGGGTCTTAACTAACACTTTCCTTAGTtactaaaataattatactatCTCCTAAGAGCTCTCAAGACTACAAGCTGGTCAAGATGAGGGGGTCGTAGCCAGTCAAAATGCATAGAACATGAGGTACTTGTGTTGCCACCTAACCTAAGCGGTGATAAAAGTGCCAAAAGGTCTTTTTGCTACAGATCGCTACATCGCAAATCTTGCACCCATATCTAGTCTGCCGACCGTGATGACCTCCTCTTGTGTTGCCGCTGATTTCAGCGAAAGCACGCCTTTCTGAGCTTTTTGACCTTATCTGCCTTTGTCGGAAGCCCTGAAAAGCTAGGCACGCTGAACAGGGGCCACGATAGACATGGTTGATGTTCCTATCTATGCGTTTTTGCCGTGTTTCTTGATTATCGATGTCTCCTCGGCCCCTGACCGGtatctcttccttgcttGACTTTCGCTATGATATGTGTTGAATAGGGCGTTTGAAATGCACTTCCGCTAATCCTCCTGTGACATAAATCTTTCCCAATTTAGCTGAGATCTATGTAGTTGAAGCATATAGCTATTAGTTAGtgcaacatcaagaaggaaggTCAAAGTTAGAGCCTGCCAAGCCCCCCAGCGAAGGGGGTGATCATAGCTTGTGTATGACCTCAATTGGTCACCTCGGTCAACGTGGTCGGTTTCATCGTTATAAGCAGCAGCAACTGTTGGGATTGGAATGACTTTAGTGTTCTCTTCACCAAATTCTGGCTGTGTTGGCTGGGTTCGTAGGTGGTCTGCAGacggcttcttcctcttcttattGGTAAGCTCATCGCCTCGGAAGACGGTTGTGGTGAAGAGCACAAGGCTgttatccttccaagctATTTGATTGACCTAGGAAGGAGAGGAAAGAATAAGTTACTAAGGGAAATATATAGAAAAGTGTCACAGCTTCTCACCTTATTATCCCTTGTCGGGATAGCCCTGACTTCATTGAAGGCATAGTCACAATGCCCTGATTTATCGAGGTTCTTATCCCTCTTTAGGTCCTTGTGTATGACACAGTTAGGGCAAGCTATGCCGGTGGCCCCGTATCCGTGACCACGAAGCTTGCGGAAAAggggtggtgttgagaagaggttatccACAAAGACGTGATATGTCGCTTTTGGCAGTGTGCTTGCTAAGGCAACAACGTCGCCTTGGGTCGAGTTTAAGGTGATAGGCTTGCATTCTTCTTTGGGTTCCTTCTTTAGTGCTTATGATGCCCTCTTACCGCGACCTCGTGAGAATGACTTCGGCTTTGGAAGCTCAACACCGACGGCACCCTATTTTGCGCCTTTGACGTGCCACAGCCAGTGAATATAGAAGCCCTGCTGTGCGATGACTCAGATTTTGAACCCTAGGGGGATAGGCATGCCCTTGACGACTGTTGTCTTCTTAAATCTGACCGTATAGCTGATCATACACTCATCCACAGCCAGATGAGAGCCCGGGAAGAAGATCTCCGCAGACGCAGCCTGTATATGATCAGACCACTCATCACAAGCTTGGAATACCTTCGGAAGAGGCCCGGTCTTATCGATCTTGGTGTGGTCAAGGGTGCGAAGGTAGCGATGAAGGATTTGAAACTTCCAATAtggcatgaacttgatgattgagtGTTCAGGGCGTTGCTGCCCCGGCTTCTGGGTACTCCAGTGGCTTTAATCGCTCTTTCCTTATGTATACCCATATAATTTACCATTCCAAGCCAGACATATACTTCTGCAACAGAGGTTCCTTGCCAAGCTCGCAGCCTTGTATTCTTCGTCATCGGGTGCTTCCAGCTATCAACAACGTCATCTTCCTTAAACTACGCGACCCAGCTTTTGGTATATTGGAACCGTTTTTCAAGGAAGGAAATAGGAAGGAAAAGCTGGAACTGCTGCAGAGGTGTTGGCGGCAGTGTGATGATGCGAAAGTTGCGTATTTCTACGTACAAAGGCTCGAAGTTGGTGCCGCGGTCAGTTTCGGCAGGGAAAACAGCTATCCGGGTAGGGTCATTTGAGTGCAGCTGATGACTGTGATCCTCTTTAATAAAGCTCTTGTCTTCATAGGTATTAAGTGCCTGACTCTCTTCTAGAATTGATTGGGAATTCATTATTGGCTTCAAAATGATCCCCAAGGCGAGCCGGAAACCCCGGCGATTGGCCGCTCCGACGGCCTGGAACGAGCTATTGGGCGAAACGTAGATCCTCAGCCAAACAATCCACAGGTGTGGCGTTACCCACCGACGATTTTAGAGACACGTGGATGGAGGCATACTAATTTTCAGCTCGGCGGGACAGCCATGGCCGAAAATCGGCTGATTCTGTTTCTCTTTTATTGGGACACGAGTGCGATTACTATTCCATGAGACAAAACGTTGTTAAGGTGCATGCCCGTAGTGTATCGCCAGCCTCATAGCTCTGGACTTTAGTTTCAACTTTCTGTTCAGTTTTGCGTTCGATAGATATACGGGCCTTGTTTTCCTCTTTAGAAAGATGGCTACGAACGTTGGTGATAATCCAATATATGTGTACGATATTTTACTCGGTAGTTCGCACTACATTAGGACGCTGAGGCTGTGGTTGAACTATTCCCTTTGTGACCGAACTATTGACTGAACTATTGACCGAACTATGGACTGCGTGGCGAACAGAAGCACATTTCCGCTCACCAATCGCATGACACTGAGAAGGGAAATCTCGAATCAAGTTAAAAGCAGTAAAACGGTATAAAAAGTGATAAAGAAGCTCTCTTTGGACCAGCGAAGTCGACTCTTAACAGACATTTCCACAACTATTTGAAACGCAACCTAGTTCAACAACTACAATGCAGAAACTCTTTCATCTCCTCGCTGGAGCCATCTTGGCCACTACCACTCCCGTTCAAGCCTTTCCGTCCTTGGGCGGACTCAGCCCCCGAGACGTCTTTGTTCCTTCGACAACATGCAAAGATTTTGTTGTAGGAAATGACTTGAAGCTTTACGGCCAGGTCTGTGTCGGCATATCTGACGGCATGGTGACCGTGACCTACCCGACCTTGACAAGTGGCACATACTCCGACATCCATGTCTACATCGGCACAACCATGCCCACCGAAACTTCCCCTGGCCAGCTCCCATACACTCTCGGCAATAAAGCCTGCTCACTCTCCACAGACAAAACTTCCGCTACTTGCAGCATCCCCATCCAAGACTCTTGGCGTGCGTGTGATCTGAAGCTCTACATCGCTACACATGCCTCTCTCACCGCAGGGACAGGCTGGGGAGCAGGCTCCTGCTACGGCAAATCAACCGGCAACTGTGCAAAGTATTGGACTTTGAACACCAAGTGCCAGTGCCCAGTGGTCATCAACTACGAACCCATCACCTCTACGGTACGTGATAAGCTTTAGGCTTAATGTCCGCATAATAGGGCAGCCTAACTGACCGAACTTAATAGACCACCTGCCTCACTACGATCAcaaacatcatcacatcTATCGTCACTCCCCCGCCTACGTCTACAATTACCGGATGCGACGACCCGAACCCTGGCTCGCCCACGTCCACGATTACTTCTACCACAACTACATCGGTGGACTTCACCTGTCCGGTGTATTATCCTGCCGCTGAGTAATTAAGGACGAAATTATGCTGTTGAGTTGGACTTGGTGCCGTGAGTAGAGGAACTTGTAGGGTATACAGACTGCAGTGTGAGAGGCTTTCGCGTTAGAATTCGCGTCGATATTTTGACATGGCCACCTCTGAGAAGAGACTATGCCCTGTTAGATAGCAGTTAACGATCTCCATAACTTGAGTTTTACCCCTTGGTTTACCTGTGCCAAAGGGTTTCTATCTAAACCCTATATCCAATCACCCCGATGAGGAGCTTTTGCGAATTATGCCAATATATGCCATGAGAAATTAGCAGCACAGTTATCTAGTTGCCTCCTATACACACCCCTGAGCTTCTGGCGTTTTCATGCAGTCATCCTTTTTCCTTGCTGTGATAGCTCCCCATTAGAAACGTTCCAGAATAAATTCCCATATCACTTTGCCCTCTTTGTAAACTTGCAAAGTGCGCGGATGGAGTCTATGCTATATTTTTGTTTAGAACGTATTTGAAGGTTATAAGTTAGACAGACATAAGCATCACTTATCCTCCATATGATATTCTAGCTGTATTATGCCATCTATGGATCAATATTGGTGCTGAACTAATAAGTGTCAACCAATAGCCGAGGGAAATCTACTGCGACTTTTCATACAACTGTCCATCCTGCCTCTTGGATTATACCAGGCCCAATATAATATCCTTGCAGGCTTGGTAGAGTGAGCTGTAGCGTACCCACCGACTAGCGAGCGACGCACCGCGTCCACGATGCACTATCCACATCAGCGGCACCAGAAGACCGATGACTTGGTGGTACCGATGGGGTAGGGCGAGCTGTGGGGTTTTCCTGGGTCTTCACTAATAACCGCGACCGACGGCCTTGTTTAATATTGTCTCGTTTACTGTCTTGGTTGCCATCTTCAGCAATTCTCTTTTTCTCCCGACCAAGGAGATTATCGCAAACTGGCACGGCGACTACCAACCGCCTTCCTGATGGCGGTACTAAGAAGATGCTATTAGTCCAAA
The Fusarium oxysporum f. sp. lycopersici 4287 chromosome 15, whole genome shotgun sequence DNA segment above includes these coding regions:
- a CDS encoding hypothetical protein (At least one base has a quality score < 10) encodes the protein MEGQCCMQKALDLLAESRRETKRLQEALREQMEMTKELKEAVAKQEETVREMGKQMVEIKDQMTEELQRVREQLETIVTNAMDGPQRSYADVTRLTPFLPHNDSRTLAAPPNPTDGKVPITFTGHFGAGPAVSLAPAPAPSAAPTLNFNAAPAPAPEPPVPVLDVWKEWEEGIAGQPAVRVLEETWGKPLAPGERDQGAVLSPEGDLGRALGPHGVRQERGGGSCRARALTRRLELEPARRRAQTAPPAGPGPVTGTEWFAKTKFPGVKNMRCLKHLYVTDPRDDKQRILETKGGLLKGSYCWILKNDRFQRFRDDPQSPLLWIKGDLGKGKTMLLCGIIDELEKESAKRLSYFFCQATEAQLSSATGVRAKYDTQEQKLFESINAWVPLTDIFMDMLNDPALEDVVLIVDALDECKTKHSELLDFIFKSPSHIKWIVSSRNHCPDIGPRLRNATHTAKLCLEDIGSTICEAVDAYIRHKVDQLICEENYDDKLRYAVQHYFMSHANGTFLWVTLVWKEPADPRVPRQHMLTKLTSFPAGLDQLYERMMEHIINSDDAGLCKQILATVSVVYSPVTLKELISLVESLEEFDQDELKEIIGSCGSFLTLRKGVIYFVHQSAKEYLLDKASNQIVPSGTTDQHHTIFSRSLLVMSRSGFKSTTLHDTFVNMAWIWMLTNNFDVEWVEMDPLWKWIHIVEFVEWKPTSSNNGN